In one Lolium rigidum isolate FL_2022 chromosome 3, APGP_CSIRO_Lrig_0.1, whole genome shotgun sequence genomic region, the following are encoded:
- the LOC124695953 gene encoding uncharacterized protein LOC124695953, with the protein MADIAMLVADEEFEKRLKRGAPGAGVRSDEASMGKANFGAVNKVWGSWVESAAAAASGVKVHVAVLVKADMAEPKAPMAVAAFNGFFSA; encoded by the coding sequence ATGGCGGACATAGCGATGCTGGTGGCCGATGAGGAGTTCGAGAAGAGGCTCAAGCGAGGGGCGCCCGGCGCCGGTGTCAGATCCGACGAGGCGTCCATGGGCAAGGCCAACTTCGGCGCCGTGAACAAGGTGTGGGGCTCCTGGGTCgagtcggccgccgccgccgcgtccgggGTCAAGGTGCACGTCGCGGTGCTCGTCAAGGCCGACATGGCCGAGCCCAAGGCTCCGATGGCCGTGGCAGCGTTCAACGGCTTCTTCTCTGCTTAG
- the LOC124695954 gene encoding uncharacterized protein LOC124695954, which yields MADIALLVAEESEKRTKQVAPGAGEEASKGRGSFEGMAKAWGSWVESAAATASEVKVHVALLVKAEPKTPFSLAAFDGFFSA from the coding sequence ATGGCGGACATAGccttgctggtggcggaggagtccGAGAAGAGGACCAAGCAAGTGGCGCCTGGCGCCGGCGAAGAGGCTTCCAAGGGCAGGGGGAGCTTCGAGGGCATGGCCAAGGCGTGGGGCTCCTGGGTCGAGTCCGCTGCCGCCACTGCGTCGGAGGTCAAGGTGCACGTCGCACTGCTCGTCAAGGCAGAGCCCAAGACCCCGTTTTCCCTGGCAGCCTTCGATGGTTTCTTCTCTGCTTAA
- the LOC124694796 gene encoding putative MO25-like protein At5g47540 produces the protein MTGCLWPCVSGTNAKTAGSGGLFRSKPRSPTELVRHMGELLRFLSEHPEPCGGKLDSKREQKMEDLSRAIRETKFTLYGNGDAEPIAEACTQLTKEFFKENILRLIIVNLPHLDLETQKDVTQVIANLQRQKVDSRIIASDYLEVNQDLLDTLVCGYDNTDIAIHYSSMLRDCIRHQVAARYVLSSQHMKKFFDYIQFPDFNLASDAFKTFKELLTRHKSTAAEFFNKNYDWFFPEFNSKLLQSSNYIIRRQSIQLLGDILLERLNSSVMVRYVSSKENLIVLMNLLREQSKAIQIEAFRVFKLFTANQNKPREIVSILLTNKSKILRFLKDFTIEKEDRLLESDKEQVSMDILAMEL, from the exons ATGACGGGGTGCCTGTGGCCGTGCGTATCCGGCACCAATGCCAAGACGGCGGGGAGCGGGGGTTTGTTCCGGTCCAAGCCGAGGAGTCCAACCGAGCTGGTGCGACACATGGGCGAGCTCCTCCGCTTCCTCTCCGAGCATCCGGAACCTTGCGGTGGGAAGCTTGACAGCAAGCGTGAACAGAAG ATGGAAGATCTAAGCAGAGCTATCAGGGAGACGAAATTCACTCTGTATGGAAATGGTGACGCAGAACCGATTGCAGAAGCATGCACACAATTGACTAAGGAGTTCTTCAAAGAGAATATTCTGCGCCTCATAATTGTTAACCTTCCACATCTGGACTTGGAA aCTCAAAAGGATGTAACTCAAGTTATTGCAAATCTGCAAAGGCAAAAGGTGGACTCGAGGATAATTGCTTCTGATTACTTGGAAGTCAACCAAGATCTTTTGGATACATTAGTGTGTGG TTACGATAACACGGACATTGCGATACATTATAGTTCCATGTTAAGGGACTGCATACGTCACCAAGTTGCTGCAAG GTATGTATTATCTTCTCAACACATGAAGAAATTCTTCGATTATATTCAGTTCCCGGACTTCAACCTAGCATCAGACGCCTTCAAGACTTTTAAG GAACTTTTGACAAGGCATAAATCAACCGCTGCCGAGTTTTTCAACAAAAATTATGATTGG TTTTTTCCAGAATTTAACTCGAAGCTGCTACAGTCTTCAAACTATATCATCCGAAGGCAATCTATTCAG CTACTTGGGGACATTCTTTTGGAGAGATTAAATTCATCAGTGATGGTGCGCTACGTCAGTTCAAAGGAAAACCTCATAGTTCTAATGAACCTATTAAGG GAACAAAGCAAGGCTATACAAATAGAGGCCTTCCGTGTTTTCAAG TTGTTCACTGCCAATCAGAATAAGCCACGCGAGATCGTCAGCATACTGTTGACAAACAAGAGCAAAATCCTCAGGTTCTTGAAAGACTTCACCATAGAAAAAG AGGATAGACTGCTCGAGTCTGACAAAGAACAAGTCTCTATGGACATCTTGGCTATGGAGTTGTAG